In Fusarium falciforme chromosome 9, complete sequence, the sequence AGCCTATGATGCCATAGGATCTGCACAATAGACCCAACAGCGCATCGATTCCTTGTTCAACATCGCCCTCTCCAAGATCTAGAGCCATGACGCCACCTCCAGACCCTCCTCCCGAAGCCAACGAGACCAGTCCAGCAGCAGGATGAATGCCCATATCCGCAGCTCCTCGCGTTCGTGCCTCCACGAGACCCCCAATGAGGACAGAGACGAGCTCTCTTATCACCATTGCTTTCTTGCGGTGAAGCCCAAGGGGTCCCAGAACCGTTGCTATGCCACTCAGTATTGACGCTCTGTCCACTGTAGTGAGAAGTTCTGAAGCCCCGGAGGGGAACGCCTTGAAGAGAATCGTCACAATCTGCTGCCTCGTGGGTGTTGACAGGTATCGCGGTGATGGAACCGGTGGTTGGTCGGGATTCTTCCCAGTGACAATCATCTCGAGCGACTTATCATTCAAGAATCCATCGCTCAAATGAAGGGCCGACTGAATCTTGGCGAACCGAATGTAGGTCTCTGATAGGGGTAAGGGTGGGAGGTTGTCTGACGATATCCTCGTGTACAGCGCAATGATACGATCGAGGAGCTCCGTCATTACTGACTGAAGATGCTTGAGATGTTTAGGCTGCTCAGGGTCAGTGGGTGTCGTATCTGGCACCTGCTTGTTGGATGGTTTTTCCGTCCATTGGTAGCACACACTGGGCACCACGAATTCCAGCTTCTGCCAACCGAGGAGGAACAGGTTCACCAAGAGGAGCTCGAGTGCCTTGCCGTGCCAGACGTGGTCATTCAGAGATCGCGCAGTCGTGGCGGCTtcgatgagctccttgatAGAGTCGGTCCACCGCCCAGCTTGGAGATACATCGAGCCCACAATGACAGCAGCCCGACCTTTGCCCTTGAGCCTCCATCTGTCATTCACACCCCCAGAACCGAACCCTTGAACCGATACCCTGTCCCGACTTGTGTCTCGAGTGCTATCGGCAGTGTCTGGTCGGGTAATCGGCTCTGGTGTTGAACTCGTGCTCACTGTAGTGCTCTCGATACCATCTGACGTAATCGGAGGATTCGAAAGACCGCTCCTCGCTATCGTCGACGTCAATCCTGGTGTCGAACTGCTCGAGTGAAGCCCACTACGACCGGTCACCGGCATGGACATTCGCGATTGGGCCCTATCCATGATACCACCCGCTGAATTAGAGCGAGCGGCATGACGGGGTGCATACTGCGTATTCCTCCTAGACAAGCCGTTGATGCCCCCTTCACCACCCCACGATCCGCCATTAGTGTGTCTCGTAGGATTATGCCCCGGGGATTCGATGTTGGTCATGGCCTCGAAGGACTTGGCGAGTGTTGTCatctcggcgaggaggagcgaCGAGATGTCGCACATGACCGTCTTCATCGTTGTCCTCTTGCAATCTTCCTCTGGAGGGATAGCCACGAGACCCTCAGGTATCGGAATATCCGAATCTTTTGGTGCCACATAGTCGAACACCAAGACCTGGTGCACCAGGGCCTTGGGGTAGTTGTCGCGcaggtcctcgagctcctggtATAGTGTCCTGATATTCTTCTCAGCCGTCGACGGGCCCGTGCCGTTTGCCGAATGTCGCTTGTTAAACGTCCCTTGATCCAGCTCCGTTCCATCAGCCAGAGCTATCACGGCAAGGGGTTCCCGGTATAGGTCAAAAGGCGAGAGGGCGAGATGCGAGGGCGGAGGAACGTGGGTGACGAGGTCGTATATCATGGCGCCGTCCGGGTACGCCAGGGGCGAGAACATGTCTGCGCAATGTCAGCGCCTGAATCATCCAACTGGGATGCATCCCATCACTTACTCCTATTCGGCCGCCCATCGGCGCTGATGTCGCGGAGGTGGACGACATGTTCGTTGTGCAGGCGCGCGACAAAGGATGCGAAGCGGTCCGCCTTGATGTGTCCCAACGGCAGGAGAAGCGCCTTGACCCTCGCGGGGGCGACGGGGAGCAAAGGATCCAAGCTCATGCTAGCATCCGGTGTTTGCTCAACATGTCCGCCAGCTCGACGTGCTGTGGTGTTTGCTCGTTCAGAGACGTCTTCCCCGCGGGCGGCGTCTTTCGGATATCAAGCTGCAAGAGGATGCGTTGTATCTATCGTCGCATGCTGTTTTTGGGGCCGCTTCGTCAGGCAATCGGGCTCGAGGTTGTAGAGTAGAGGTTGGATATTTGCTTGTCGGTCGCCGTTCTCAAGCTTCGGTATCGTACACCTGTCGCATGCGGCTAGGAGCTGTGCTGTATACCCTGACATGGGTGGTCGGACAGCGCCGTTGGTGGTGGAGACGCTGGAGACGGAGCCAACTTTTTGCGAGCCGAGCTGAGCTATGAAGCCAGCAATGTTACGCTGGGAGGCTCAGGGGATTTGATCACTGGCATGACAAAGGAAGTGCCGGATTTCAATTTCAATTGAAAGATTCATTGTTGCTTGGCTAAAGTAATTCAAGGGTATCTTGGAGGTCGGATAACTGGTGCGATCCCTTAATGTATGGCACTTCAGATCTCGCCCAAACAGGACCAAATGATCCTGGGTCATCTATGTAAAACGCCAGATATAATAACCATGTCTCAgcaataattaatatctgcACGGCCGTAACACCTTGGCTAAATATGGGTATCTTTCAGCGAGAATAACCAAGCTTGCGATCTCAAccagttgatgatggtggtccTTGGGGACTCAGTTCCGGCGCCTTTCCATCTCTTGCTTCTGCCTGTAGTTCACTCTCAAAGATATCAACCGACAAACTCGCCTCCACAAagtcctcaagctcctctgTCACAGTTTTGAGCTTTTCCTTTACTGCAATGGCGCCCTCATGACCAACAATGTGTCGCGCCGGAGGATTCTCGTGACCTCCGATGGCTGAGAGCGCATGTACTGTCTCCATAACCAGCTTCTCGGCAGCACCAGGTGGGAGCTTCGGATACCGATGCAGAATTTCACCCGGAACTACATCCGGCTCGATAGATGAGCTGGCTGGTGACATTGGTGAGGGTCCAGATTCAGGAGGAGACAAGGGCGTAGGAAGAGCCGTATCAGGGTGCGTATTGAGGACGTTTGAGAGTATATCGCGAATACTCGGGACAGCCTCAGGTCCCTGGTCATAGGCTGGCATCGGGGGAGCAAAAGTGAGGCGATTCGTCAAGGACTGGATCTCCTTGTTTGGCTGCACAATGGTGACTTTAATGTTGAAAGGCGCAATTTCGTAGGCGAGTGAGTCGCAGAAGCCCTCTAGGGCCCAAGTAGCAGCTGTATATATTGACATTCCTGGAGTGCCAATGTGACCACCCGTGCTGGTGAGGACAATGATGTGCCCTGTATGTTGCGACCGGAGCTGTGGGAGAGCAGCCCGGATAAAGTTGAcctgggagaagaagatggactcGAACTGGTCACGAACGAGGTTTTGAGTAAAAGGAGTCGTCGACAGCTCCTCCACAGTCCCGACCACGGCTTCAAACAATCGCGCGTCAGCAGAGTTTCCCAGCGCCAGAATGAGGAGCGCGCGCTTATGAAGCCGTCAATCGCAGACACGCAGACGCACACATACCTTCAGATTTGCAGCACAACAGAATGTCTATCCGCCCAAAGACCTGAACGGCCTCTGCGACGGCGGCACCGCACGCGCCCATGACGTTGCCATCGCAGCGAATGCCCCGGATGCGATCCTTCCACCCCTCGCGATCCTTGCGGGTGCTCTTGCACTCGTTGACGAGCTCGCGGAACTCGGCGCTCCGGTCCTCGTGGTCGATCTCATGGGGCGGCAGGCAGGCGACGACGTAGTCGCCGTGGGAGAGCAGCAGGCGGGTGAGGCGGACGGCGAGGGGCGAGAGGGCCGAGGTGAGGAGCCATGTGCGCGGCGAGTTGTGCGTGGCTGCGGAGGGGTTGAGGTCAGCGTCGGCCATAATGACGGCGGCGGTACATGATTGTGAATATCTCTCCTCCAATTGGCGTCCCCCGGGCCAAGCTGCCTGCAAAGTCCTTCTTTCCCCTGCTCTTTCTGAAGTGCGGCTGAACTCGTTCGACAATAGATTCGTCCGACCTCGGAGTGCACGCGCAGTTTTTGGCGGTAGCGGCAAGTCAAAAAAGGTTGTTGatgtgatggagatgggggtCGGAATAAAGATGGGATGCGGGAGGAATGTGGAGTcgtgagctgagctgagctctCCCCCTTCCATGAATTACATCATTACCAGCGCCAGCCGTAGCTGACTACAGCCAACTACCACGTGGTAAGGagatgaaaaaaaaagggtgTGCTCGATAAgcgacaagggcaaggcaaTTAATGCAAATGAAAAAGGAAATTGATTTGTCCATTAGGCGCCGGAGAGAAGGAAGCCAACGACTTCATCTCGTCTCGATAAAACAAGAATAGCCAGAAAAAGGATAGagttgaaaaaaaaaaatctggGGGCACCTACGGAAGGAGGGGTTCGGGATTGAATGAGTGTGTCGCGGGGTAAAAACCGTTTCATGGGCGCCGCGACTCGCCCGCTCCGGCCCCGACATTTTCGGCTCGAGCGTCGGGGTGTGGTATAAGTCGATGTCGGTCCGGACGCCGCCCGATTAACGACTTGAAACCTGGACGGGATAGTAAAGATTTTAGAGAAATTTccccttcttttccttcttttttgcttcttccttTGACGTAGACAACCGTTCCCTGTTCAACCCCGTCTCTGATCTTCGCCCTGTGGGTTAAACAGCTGCTACCCCTAAAGGTCGACGAAAAAAATCCCGAAAAGCTGCAGGGTCCTGGATGTACTGGGTAACCCCCAGCGAAGGAGAAAAGATTCGAAAATGTGGGAAATATAGACGAGGCAAGATCCCTCCCCCAGGTCCAAGTTAGGCCGATCGTTCCCCTAGGTGTAAGCGCAAAAGCACGGATCTAGCAGAGAGATGGGGGATGGCGTTGTCGTCCCCTTTTTCTGACAATGTTGTTTATTGTGGTCGGCTCAGTGGTCAGGCATTCGGCTGCATATCTGGCGATGCAGCTCTCGCGGTGGTGTGTTTTCCGTGTCAAACGATGAGACGCTCGGCTGTCGAGAAAAGAGTGTTGGTCCTCATGGGGTAAAATGGGGGGTGGATtggggggaggagaggagaaaggTCAGAGTCAATAACGGGGTCTGTTAAGAagcaagaaaaaaagacaagTGCAACTATAGCGTCCCCGGAGAAAGAGGCTTGTTTCGTCTGGGAGCCTCGTGTGCACCGTTTCTTCACCGACGGTCAATGTCGGAGTCTCCGAAGGACAGTCGGGTTTCAGAAGCAGAAGACGCCCGTAGAGGACGAAAAAGCCACaggcgacgatgacgattgatggatggcaaagaagaacaagagagGGAAAGACGGAGGAGAACGGGGAAGGTGGACCATCTGAAGGAGATCAAAGAAAGAGACAACTACTCCAACACTggaagacaagacaagacagccCCATCCATATCGACAAGGGCTCATCGGACAAGATTCACCATCCATGTAAGTTGGCCGCATGGATAGTACGGTACGTACACCCTTTACAGAATACCTTGACTACCTTACAGTGCTACTATGTAGTAGGTAGCATCGAGAGGAGCCCAGCACTGAGAGCGAGCTCACAGTTCAACCCGCACCCGCACGGCCAGTGGGGCCCAGGGCAGTGTCCAAGACTCCATGTTGTTTGATGCTTTACTCTCTTCTGCACCGTTGGGGATCAGCAAGCCCAACCGAGCCATCCGACGAGGAAATGTTCTGTTCCCCCCTTTACTGTTGACTATTTCTCCGTGTCTGTCACATTGCAACCGTCACGTCTTGTGTCTCTTGAAAAAGGAGGAGTGTGTCTCGGGgaggggatgggatggaagcTTAGACCCGGCAAGTGGGAGAGCCGGGATGAAGTGCACAAAAGCAACAACACCTAGAGAGCACGGGGCTGGCTGGACTGTGGGTTTCACGGTTAATAGTGTAGTAGAGGGGAAAGCAGAAAGGCAAAGTCACGCCAGATCCATATAAATGGTAATAGGGCAGAGACATTTGTCACGTCAGATGGGAGGGACGATAAACGGTCGAGATCCGGGACGAGTCAAGAAGGCCGATACCCCTGATCTCGGACATGGCGCACGCCCCCAAGACTGTGCCCTTTTTCCGAGGCGAGGCGGAGACGAAACGAGGTGAGGCTGCTCGCACTGCAGGAACATGGAGCctctctccatcttgggTCTATCGTATCGTCTCCGGAACAACTCGACGCAGCAACCCGCGCGCTATTACGGAGCCGATCCGTGGTGGGAATAGTAGGCTGGCTTGCCCAAGAAAGGACGGACAGACACCTGAATCATGGTCGGTCCCCcctcaaaaaaaaaacatgaaACGATGAAACGCCATCCAAAACTTACACGCCCTTATACCATGCCCTTCTCGGTCCAATTGCCGACTCGCCCGCCTTGCGAAAAGCCACCGGGGTGAGAGGACGGACCAAGAGGACGGACCAAGAGGACGGACCAAGAGGACGGACCAACCAACCCCAAAGACGACCGTCGGGTATAGCTGCTTCTTTGAGAGAGCTCCCGGCCATCGCTCTTGTGCATTGCTCCGAGCCCAATTGAGTCCCAAGGGGTCGGGCGTCGGACTCTTGTCGACTGTCGATCCTGCAACGTCACGGGGAGGGAGGGCAGGGCTAAGTTCGGCGAACGGCACTACTGCCGGCACATGGGCTTCAAAGGCAGTGGAAGCAGCAGCCCTGGAATTGAATTCAACTGGCGAGGGGCCCTTTTGCTCACACAGAAAACTTGCCCAAGGCAAAAGCCTGCCGCCCGCCAAGAGGGCCTAGAACCCCCGGGCCCGATCCTAGGGGGACCCGGTCTCCACTGAAGATACGCCCCCCGGGGAATGGGCTAGTGCTGATTGGGCTCTCGGCAGTGGAAGACAAGGGCCCTAACCTTGGTCTTTTCATGGCTGCGTCCAACAAGAAAGGATAATGATCAGAAAAGAAGATGCATATGTAAATTACATACTCGTCCCGTCTCGAATCCCATCCATGACGTCCAGTCCTCGACTCTCTATTTGCCGCTCCAGTCCCTGCCTTGCCTCTCCCGTTGGACGCACGTCACAGGGGAGCGCATAACATCTGcaagccatccatcccattaTGAGCGCCGTTGCAGAATCTCTTTTTAATCTCATCTCAAGTCCGAGCCGGACCCCTGTCACGCTGACATCCATGTCTCACCGATGGTCGGTCTTCGGTCCGATCTTGAAGGTGTAGATGACGATGGGCATTATCAACTTCCCGGCGTCAGATAGGTACAGTAAGCTACCAACACTAAACTAAGTAACTGTAACCACTATGTGTAGGGCTACATCAAGTGCCGGCCGCCGCCGTGTCACGCGCCCTccctgctcctgctcctgctgtTGCGTTGCAGCTTGTCCGACCCTAGTCTTGGCGCTGCCGATCAAATCGATTGGCAACTTGTCCAGATGACAGATCTCTACCAACGGCAACACCAGTGTGTCTCACAGGCACCGGATGCCATTGAGAAATTCAACCATGTCTGCAGCTGAGGGTGTACAAGATGCCTGTCACACGTttcaccagcaccagcaccagcttgACATCCATCACATCATGAGATTCATGCATGCATTGGGAGCCTGTCAAGTCTAGGCCTATCATGTCTCTCCTCACATGCCCCCAAGTTTCAAACATTGACAGGGCAAAGGCAAATTCCACATCAGATATATACATTAGATATATCAACTTAGGTGTAGGTATCTCGGTATATCTCACTCTGCCATCCAGCACAAAAGGCTCGTTCCGTCACCAAACGTTGATAGCAATTCTCTCCAACAAATATTCAATCCCCCAGATCTTCACTCAGCCAAGTGCTTACTGCTTGGTTTCCTTGATATCAGCTCGCTCCTCCCGGATGCTCGTGGTACGGCCCATCTCGGGATTCTCGGCATCAAGCTTCTTGGTCATCTCGACAACGCCAAAGAGCTCGTCCATCTGCTCCAGACTGAGTcccttggtctcggggatAAAGAACCACACAAAGAGGCCCATGAGGACGCCGAAGCTTCCGAACATGAAGAACATTCCCTGTTGACTCGCTGTTAGCCATCCGTCGTATATAAGGTTTCGCAGGATCGCCAAGAAAACTTACATAGCCAGCCGGACCCATGGTCTTTTGCATGGTAAGAACAGTTCGTGCGATGATAAAGTTGAACAGCCACTGCGTTGCTGCGCCGATGGCAACGTTCAAGGCTCGAAGACGGGCAGTCGGGATCTCAGAGACGAGAATCCAGCAGCAGGGTCCCCAACCGAACTGGAAGACACTGATATGTGTGTTAGTCACCTTGATTCTTCCATGTATTTCCAAACACTTACGCGGCCCAGAGATAGATACAGACGATGGCGACATATCCGAAAGCCGAGATCTGCGCCCTTTGTTAGCATTGCGAGTTGCTCCAAAACAAGCCAGAAACTTACATCCTGTCCTTTAACCGGGGGCTCCACGCGGCCGTAAATGCCGATGATGTACATGGTAACGGCCTGGGCACAGCTGGTCCACAGCAGACTGCGACGTCGGCCGAGAGAATCGGCGCAGAAGACGAGGAACAGAGCGCAGCCCACAACCTTGACGATACCGTAAACACCAGTGGCGAAGAGAGAAACAGTCGTGCCAGTCATGCCGAGGGCCTGGAAGATCTGAGGAGCATAGTAGTTCACAGCGTTGACACCAGTCATCTGCTGGCAGACCATGAGCATTATGGACAGGATAGCTCGCTTTCGGTTTCCGGGAATGGTGACCATCTCCTTCCAGAGAGTAGAAGCGCTGGCATCGCCGGTAAGCCGTctctcagcctcgagctggGCAGACATCTCCTGGATCTCGGTCTGGACGTAGTCGGACTCCTCGGGAAGACTATGGAACACCTACTGTCAGTGACTGCATTCTCTTAACAAATCGTGTGAGGTCACTTACCCTCGGAGCTTGACAAGAAGTGCAGTAGCGCGTTCCCAGTCATCCTTGCGTGCACACCAACGAGGGCTAGTTCAGGTCAGTAAATTGATTTTCAACTTGTTTCAAAGTCCTATACCTCTCAGGGGCAAGCAGCATGCCACAGATCAAAAGACTGTTGCACAGTTAGCCTGTGTTCAATAGCGTATGAACATGTTGCCTTACACAGCAGGAAGAGCTTGGAGGGCCAGGGGAAGAGCGTAGACTGTGGGTGCCTTGAGGTGAAGAAGAGCGCCGTAGTTGATCCTATAGCCATGTCAGTCACTACCTATGTATGTAGTTTCGAAAAGACGTACCAGAAGGAAAGCATGACACCAGTCACGATGAACAGTTGATAGAAAGCTGCAACAGTTAGGACCCATTCGAAAAGCCTTTCCAGAGCAGTAACTCACAAGTCAAACCGCCACGAATAGCTCGCGGGGCGCACTCAGACACATACAGCGGGACCAGAGTCGAGGCGGCTCCGACACCCAGACCAGCGACAAAGCGACCAACATACATGACAGCCAAGGATCCGTTAGCGGTAGAAGCAGCCTGGAAGACGACGCCGATCGTGGTAACAGTGCCAGTTCCGATGAGACACCATCGTCGACCAAACTTCTCGGTGAGCCAGGAGGTGAAGAAACAAGCGAGGAAGCATCCGGCCTGAAGAGTCGAGACGATGTTCTGGTCGAGCGTCACCTTGGCCGCGGGCGTGTAACCATAGCGAGCCTGAGTGGCCTCCATAGCCAAGACTCCTCCAATTGCACCAGTATCCCAGCCTTTACCTCGGTCAGTATCGTGCGCAATCATCTCCCAATGGCTCCTTACCAAAGAGCATGCCACCGAAGCAAGACGCGCCGACGAGGGCAAAGACGCGCCAATTGTAGATCTCCGGGGGATCACTCTTCATGGCATCGTTACGCACGATGGAACGAAGAAGGCGGACGACCATGATTGCGGTATTGAGCTGAAGCTTCAGCTATCGAGCGAGGTGGTTCGATAAGAGAGGATATCGCGAGTTGTGGTGAAACGCTGAGGGGCGAGTCGAGATGGGACGACCTTAAATTTAAGCTTCTTCCCCAGATTCTGAGTCTGACCAAACAGGAGACCCCGATGAACAGGTGGAGCAGGCTAGAGATTGGGCAGGACTCGCTTAAAGACGCGGAGTGGTTGCTGATAGATATCTCGAAAAGGGGTGGGAGCGGATCTCGCAAGATATTAAATCATAGGAGGGCCAGTGCCATTGAAACCCCCAAGGCAATCATCCCGAAACCCAAGTGTCGTCGCAGCAAGAGCAGCATCTGGGGTTGCATCACCAGACTCTCACCCCCAACTCCAAGGATCCGCCTTATTGGTGTAAGATAGAAACTCCCATGTCGTATGCGATGCGACGAGTCTCTGCTGGGAGCTAACTGGGCCTGCGCAATCTCGAGGCACCCGAGGGGCACATGGGAACCGAGATGGATCGCAATGCCTCGTGAATTGCTCCCTCTGAGCTGTGTGGCAACCAGCGGTTGATTGGCTCTCGCTTGCAGGAACTGGTGCGTTGGGATTTCGGGCCTACTGTGACATGGCTCTGAAAATGGCTTTGTTTCCAAAGCAGCTCCCGTTTCGGCGCATGGCCAAGCTCCAGAACGCGTCTGCCAATGCAAGGGCTTGTGCCATTAACTTGGACGTCTAGAGACGGATCAAAAACCTCCACGAATAGACTTGCGTCTGCCATCTGAAGCAGATGCGCCTCTCAAGTCCAACGACGTACCCCCGGCGCTGCAAGATACCCAGATGGCGCTCAACGGATCCCGAGCCAAAACTTTGGGGGCATCGAACATTGGCTGTGTTTAGCCTGACATGACCATCGCGGCCGCCATCGTTGTCATTGTGATCCATCATGCGGGGGACTCATTGCCGTGTGGAGACTGGGGATGCGGAGAGATTCTCCACCAAAAGGTCCTCATCGGGGGTTATTGACTCTGATCAATCGTGTCTCTTGGCTTCACCAAGTGTTGGGGGTAGTGCGGCGCGGATCATGAGCAGCTTGCCTCACTCTGATACGTGGACTTTTGTCTCTCCGTGCATGGATCAAGAGTCCGGGGAAGTCAGACGAAATG encodes:
- a CDS encoding MFS domain-containing protein → MVVRLLRSIVRNDAMKSDPPEIYNWRVFALVGASCFGGMLFGWDTGAIGGVLAMEATQARYGYTPAAKVTLDQNIVSTLQAGCFLACFFTSWLTEKFGRRWCLIGTGTVTTIGVVFQAASTANGSLAVMYVGRFVAGLGVGAASTLVPLYVSECAPRAIRGGLTSFYQLFIVTGVMLSFWINYGALLHLKAPTVYALPLALQALPAVLLICGMLLAPESPRWCARKDDWERATALLVKLRGLPEESDYVQTEIQEMSAQLEAERRLTGDASASTLWKEMVTIPGNRKRAILSIMLMVCQQMTGVNAVNYYAPQIFQALGMTGTTVSLFATGVYGIVKVVGCALFLVFCADSLGRRRSLLWTSCAQAVTMYIIGIYGRVEPPVKGQDISAFGYVAIVCIYLWAAVFQFGWGPCCWILVSEIPTARLRALNVAIGAATQWLFNFIIARTVLTMQKTMGPAGYGMFFMFGSFGVLMGLFVWFFIPETKGLSLEQMDELFGVVEMTKKLDAENPEMGRTTSIREERADIKETKQ